The nucleotide sequence TTGTTTTCTGACTTAGGGATGACTACATTGAACTTATCTCGCCATTGGATTTTATATAAGAGCTTATAGTTTGTAATATTTGTGTAAAGTTTCAATACTGCTCTCTATTTCGAGAAGTGTGCTCATTATGATCAAGTTTACAGGAGGTTGGTGAATACATGAGCCAGTTCTTAAACCAATGTAAGAATGACGCCACTCTCAGTGTCAGTTTGTATCTTTACAAAGAAAGCATTTTGTTCAATTTTCAGTTGTTGTTTATTATCGTTGTGATTCTGGTTGCTGTCTCTTCTTCCGCTTTTTGTATGAATTTGTTCTGTTCTTTGGACTCTTGATTAATTGATCTTGTTAGATTTGCAGAGAGATCTCGAAAAGATCGGAATCGGCATCCGCATCCGCCGTTTGGCTCTTCTTGCTGGCGCTCTGGCTTTTTTTAGCGGCGTCGAACCAGTGCGCGTCGATCCTCCCCATGGAGAAGAGCTCCAGGCTATCGTCGTCGCtgatggcggcggcggcggcggcggcgtcgtTGACGGAGGAGGAGCGGACGAAGCGAGGATTGGGCGTCCGGTACGCGTTCGCCGGCTGGTACTTGAATCTGCTCTGCCCCAAATTGACCAGGATCATGGCGTCGGCGTTCGATCCGAGGACCGGGAACAGCGGAGCTTTGTACATGTCGGAGTGGCAGTGGACGACGTGCACCAGCTGGGAATCCACCGTGaagaacaccttcttcttcctcggaTCGAACCCACAGCCGATCACCCTGTTCGCCTCCGCCCACTCCGCTTTCTCCGATTCGAAAATGAGCTTCTTTCCTGCAAAACTTTCCCCCTTTTGGAAACCTAGATCTGGTGAGCGATGAGGGAAGGTTTCAATTTGGGGATCGTAAGCGTACCGTCGAGATGGACAGATCCATTGGAGTGGAAGCCGATGGAGCCGGGGTATGTGCCGGAGAATGATCCGCTGGGAAGTGCTCCGCCATGGGCGAGGCCCAAGGAGAGAGTTGTGTCCTGCCCTTCTTCTTTGGCGCATGCGTTGGGTTGTGGGATTGGAGGCTGATCGGCTGCAAAGGGATTTGAAATTTCTGCGATCAGCTTGGCGCAATCGGTTTCCTTTCCGGCGTCCGTGGATTTGGTTCGCTTACTAGTTCCGGAAGGCGGCGGAGGCGTTGGTTTCAGGCACAGGACGGTGACCTCGAAGTATGCTTCTTGCGGGAAGGAGGAGAGGCCGAGCCGCGGGCCGGGGAGCGGGAGAAGCATCCTCGCTGTGGCAGCGGCTCCCTCGCCGCGGAGAGCGAGCGGGCTGCCCCTCCTCCCTCTCGGGCGCAGCCAAACCGTCTGCGAGAACTCCGACGACCCCGGCAGCACCTCCCAGTTCGCATCCACATCGCCGCCACTACCCTCTCCACTGCCCTGCGCCGCGGCGTCCTGCGGCCAGCAGCCGGCGAACACGAAGCGCGACCAGCCGTGCTCCACCGCCTCCTCCTCGAGCCGCGGGTGGTCCTCCCAATCGAACCGGCTCGGTGCCTCGCCGGCGAGTTCGTGGTCGTAGTGGAGGTGGTGGAAGAGGAAGCTGGCCTTGCGGCCGGTGCTGGAGCGGTAGGCGAACTGTAGCTTGGCGATGCCGGCGTGGAGGCTCTGGCTTCTGGCCTTGCTTGCCGATTGAGGCAATCGCGGGGTGTCCGCAGCGGAAAGCAACCGCCTGTTTCGTCGTCGTCGCCATAAAATTAGGAAGAGAAGAACAGCGGCCGCGGCGGCGATTGCCGGAGGTAGAATTTTGACCCATAACCTCATCTGACTATCTGCCGACGTTAAATTCAACGTCGAAAAAGAAGGAGAACGAGAAATCCGGCATCGATCGGTGAGGCGTCCTTCGTTGCTGTTATCGCAAGGATCGGAGTCTCAAAAAGTTGGCGTATCAGGAAGAAGACGACGAACTCCGGCCCCGGCTCTGGCTCAAGAAAGGAATAGTAAGAGAGAGGATTATTCAAAGGAAACCGGTGGAATGTTTAACGCTCAACCAAATCAGTTATTATGGTAACATTTCACTTGGCCTCCTATACTTTATTTATATCTCCAACATACTCCTAAactttgtttttcattttttttataataggTAGACAATTTACTTTTTACCGATTAGTTTTGAAAGCGATCGGTTCTGATTCAAGTACAGTGGACATATGATGTGTCATACATGATGTGAAAATTGAACTCTAGTAACAAAAAGATAGAATTCATCATCCTATTAATCTCACACGATCAACTCTACGATTATATGTGAGGAGATAAATTAAGTAGTCGTTTGTCAATATGAAGGAGGGTTTTCTTTTTTCTCAACTTTGTTGAGATTCAAATTCTTATCTTACGATAACAACTCTACCATGCATTAGTCAACTTAATTTTATCCCAAGGATGTGAAAAGTGAACTTTTAGTTGTATGAGAACTTATCATAACTCTCATCATTGCATCGTGCCTTCGGGGCATAGATGATCTTTTATTGATTCACCAATCGGATACACATTTAGAAGTTGATCTTCGAGTGTTTTTTCTATTGCATTATGCTCGTGGGGCTGCTCATAAggatacaataaaataaaaaaaaatagaagataaaagagaaaaaaaaaaatcaggaaaCACAATCTGACTGGTTTTGATTTGATGATTTTGTTCAGTGGTTCCCAAATGTGACAAATTCAGCAGCAAGATTTTGAACCTtttgatttttagattttcataGGGTGTTTTCTGCATAAagagtttttattattttttgtactTAGGTAAAGATGAATAAATGGATGGACAAGCCAGCCATTATAAGTGGCAAATAAGCTAGACATTAATTACCATTAATGAAGCCTAAACGCCGTGGATTCatggtttttgatttttttttcttcttcaaaaATATCATAATCCAAAAACGTTGAATTTTGTCTCGTGTAATCAAATGTCAAAGTTGAAGATCGACGCGTCACATCACCAGTGTCCAGTGCCGAAAAGCATAGGGAATGCCTAGGGCCCTAGTAAATTAAGAatcttattttttatattgtaatgttatttatattattttttttaaaaaaaatatttattattaattttagacTAATTTAAAAacaacaattttaattttaaaatattttaattttatttatggttgattttttaattatatattttatttttaaaaacctatgtttttttttcttattcataTATGAAAAAGTCTTTTTTTTCCTCCCTCGCCTAGTGTGATTCCATGTTCTTCTTCTCCATCGCCTATGATCCTCTGGAAAattaatactttaaaaaataataaattcagaATTAAAATTAATACTCAAAATACTAAACcttgtaaaaaattaaattcttttttcaatACATAGGTAACTTATACAATACAACTAACACTACATGTTAGTATAGCTtaataaattttccaaaattaaaattaataaagccTTATTTACATATAATAACAttttaaaaagattaaataatttaataattttatcaattaaaatattttaattatgaaaagttaaatataaaaaatttaattagttaaaattagagaattaaatattatattttaaattaatattattatttttaaatattaaaaatctaaatattttttattttttcctaaggCCTCAACAATAGTTGAGATTGCATCGGTTAGATCTAATTGACTTGCCTAGTTCATTCCGTCCGATCAAATTGACTAATTTAATCATCCTAACCAATTCATCTTACATGTTTGATCTAACAATATCGACGGTCTTAACTAACCCATCTAAATTGTTCGATCTAACTAATCTAATCAACTTATTTAGACTAACTCAACAACTTGAGTTAATGACCTATTAGATTTTGTATCTTGATTGACTAGTttatttgattcatttagatAAACAAACTTAACCATTGACTAAGtaacttaattaatcttttaatctGCTTTATGAAAAATTtggttaaataattaaaatgctaAATAAAAGtcaatctttttaaaattattcattgTAGTTTCGAATTATTTAttgaataaaaatatatatttataattacatgtacaatcataattttataaaatttcagaaaataaaaCAATGGTTAAATTTTATGACTTAAATCTAAAATAATGGGATTTTAGATTTTAGCAAAAAGATTGGTGGGACGTAGAAGAAAAACTTCACTACTTTCTTTCATACATCTGTTAATACCTTTTCCTTTGGTCTCTTCAACCTTTGTATCGTGATATCTAAATATTGCTAGCGATATagctttgtatcaagatttacgTAACCTCTTTTGTATGACCTTGGATCATTTAGTTGTGAATAGTTGTTCTTTGGATCATAGACACTAACTATGCACATAAATAGAGAAGACTAACGACAacttacatatatatacatgaTGCATCTGTCGCATCCCGAAGATAAGATTGTCCGACGGAAATTAGATAGTGCCTCTCCTATAATAATGacaaatgaaatatatatatatatatatgacaacTCACAAGCTATCAACCGTCACACGGTTGGaagtaaatacaatcatgcagTTTATAAACAGTCCACTCGACTGGAAGTAAACACAAGCACGTAGTTGATAAACAACCCATACGGCTGAAACAAAATACAGCGGAAGACATAAGCAAAATATAAAACAACACAACATAATAGATTGACTATATGTCGGCATGACTAATACCACAATAAAACCCAAACTGAATAAAAGTGGTCACAAAGCTCAAAACCATATACAAAACACAATACCAAAACTAAATACAAAATACCAACGGTGCTAATGCGGCGATAGAGGGAAACCCACCTGGCATGGGGTCAACTGTCAAGGTAGAGGTCAAAGTCAGAGGGCCAACGCCTAGGTGTCAAAGGGTCAAACGAAAGACAATTGTGACAGCAGGTCAGGATAATCAGGACCCCGACTGGCGCGAGATGTGTTCGAGCGGGCCACATGTCTAACTCTGGATGATACGTAAGGCAACCGATGCGTAGTACGGAACAACCAAAGGAGACCAgatatcttggccgaacggatgGGGGCATATTACTACACAGTCACCGCACGAAAGAGCAACTGAGGTTGACAGAGCGAAGGGGTCTTGGCCgagtggctatcccgctcggccaagcagcgaGACCTGGCCATCAACGGAGCGGAGTCCTGGCCAAACGGCTACCCTGCTCGGCCATGCAACGGGACCACTGCAGTATCtcttaacatccttttgggagatagtgccgctGACACAAGGCATGATCGACAGGCAGATCGTACGACGAAAGATTCTACTATCTTGTTAGAGATATGTATATcctattaaggtatggtgttagATGAACTTTCCTGACATGTCAAAGCACTTAGACAACAAACAGTATAATGATCAGTAACTCATTAGAGATCAACAACAAATTTGTTCAAAACACTTAGACAATGTATATGACAGTATAACCATGTATGATAtacaataatagatcatcaaatgtgagagcatcgctccatcacaagaatacGTCATATGTGGGAGcgacgctccaccacaaataattcttcgtatgtgggagcaacgctctaccaccaacAATCCAtagtatgtgggagcaacgctccacaacaaacaatccataatatgtgggagcaatgctccaccacaaacaatctgcAATATGTGGGATCAATAGTCCACCATAAataatccgcaatatgtgggagcaaatCTCCACTATAAGCAATTCCCAAGTGACCAAAacatctagctatctagctaGAGGCTGAGCGAGATTACTCTACCACAGATTACTATGGGCAGTTCAAAATGTCAGGGTCCTTATCTCCATGAGATCACTGTGGGCAAACaggaagtagctatctagctacgggttgcgtgagatcactctaccacagatcactgtgggcaaCCCAGAGTGTAATAACCCAAGGATAAAACAACAATCAAACCATCATATGTGAGAGCTAAGCTCCaccacaagaaatacaagtgaccaagacatctaactatctagctagggaCTGCGCGAGATTattctaccacagatcactgtgggcagtCCGAAATATCAGGGTCATTGTCTGCACGAGATCACTccaccacaaatcactgtggatAGACaggaagtagctatctagctatggactacgcgagatcactctaccatagatCACTATGGGCAGCCCAAGATACAACACTCACTGTCGACTGACTCTGACCTCACACTACAACGAGAGGGAGCCCTGGTCGATAGGAGACATGCAGATCTAGATGTATAACAATCACTATCAACTGGCTCCGATTACAAGGGAGCAATGGTCGCCAAACTAGTTCATACTATATGGGAGCAATGGCCGTCAAACTAGCTTGTACCGcaagggagcaatggtcatcaAATTAGCTCATACCATAAGGGAGCAATAgtcgtcaaactagctcataccacatgggagcaatggtcgtcaagCTACCTCATACCGAAAGGGAGCAATGGTTGTCAAACTAGCCC is from Zingiber officinale cultivar Zhangliang chromosome 7B, Zo_v1.1, whole genome shotgun sequence and encodes:
- the LOC122007195 gene encoding uncharacterized protein LOC122007195 isoform X2, with amino-acid sequence MRLWVKILPPAIAAAAAVLLFLILWRRRRNRRLLSAADTPRLPQSASKARSQSLHAGIAKLQFAYRSSTGRKASFLFHHLHYDHELAGEAPSRFDWEDHPRLEEEAVEHGWSRFVFAGCWPQDAAAQGSGEGSGGDVDANWEVLPGSSEFSQTVWLRPRGRRGSPLALRGEGAAATARMLLPLPGPRLGLSSFPQEAYFEVTVLCLKPTPPPPSGTTDQPPIPQPNACAKEEGQDTTLSLGLAHGGALPSGSFSGTYPGSIGFHSNGSVHLDGKKLIFESEKAEWAEANRVIGCGFDPRKKKVFFTVDSQLVHVVHCHSDMYKAPLFPVLGSNADAMILVNLGQSRFKYQPANAYRTPNPRFVRSSSVNDAAAAAAAISDDDSLELFSMGRIDAHWFDAAKKSQSASKKSQTADADADSDLFEISLQI
- the LOC122007195 gene encoding uncharacterized protein LOC122007195 isoform X1; this translates as MRLWVKILPPAIAAAAAVLLFLILWRRRRNRRLLSAADTPRLPQSASKARSQSLHAGIAKLQFAYRSSTGRKASFLFHHLHYDHELAGEAPSRFDWEDHPRLEEEAVEHGWSRFVFAGCWPQDAAAQGSGEGSGGDVDANWEVLPGSSEFSQTVWLRPRGRRGSPLALRGEGAAATARMLLPLPGPRLGLSSFPQEAYFEVTVLCLKPTPPPPSGTSKRTKSTDAGKETDCAKLIAEISNPFAADQPPIPQPNACAKEEGQDTTLSLGLAHGGALPSGSFSGTYPGSIGFHSNGSVHLDGKKLIFESEKAEWAEANRVIGCGFDPRKKKVFFTVDSQLVHVVHCHSDMYKAPLFPVLGSNADAMILVNLGQSRFKYQPANAYRTPNPRFVRSSSVNDAAAAAAAISDDDSLELFSMGRIDAHWFDAAKKSQSASKKSQTADADADSDLFEISLQI